In a genomic window of Streptococcus oralis subsp. tigurinus:
- a CDS encoding CD3337/EF1877 family mobilome membrane protein — protein sequence MKPSIVNRIKSNWTLKRLGKVAMTVAFTLVIAIFLLAMLGTVVQAAGLVDDTVNVANEYSRYPLENYQLDFYVDNSWGWLPWNWSDGIGKQVMYGLYAITNFIWTISLYVSNATGYLVQEAYSLDFISATADSIGKNMQTLAGVSANGFSTEGFYVGFLLLLILVLGVYVAYTGLIKRETTKAIHAIMNFVLVFILSASFIAYAPDYIKKINDFSSDISNASLSLGTKIVMPHSDSQGKDRVDLIRDSLFSIQVQQPWLLLQYNSSDIESIGIDRVESLLSTSPDSNNGEDREKIVAEEIEDRSNTNLTITKTINRLGTVFFLFVFNIGISIFVFLLTGIMIFSQVLFIIYAMFLPVSFILSMIPSFDGMSKRAITKLFNTILTRAGITLIITTAFSISTMLYTLSAGYPFFLIAFLQIVTFAGIYFKLGDLMSMFSLQSNDSQSVGSRVMRKPRMLMHAHMHRLQRKLGRSMTTLGAGSAIVTGKKGQSGSGSSARTQADHSRPDGKEKSTLGKRIGQTIGTVADTKDRMVDTASGLKEQVKDLPTNARYAVYQGKSKVKENVRDLTSSISQTKADRASGRKEQQEQRRKTIAKRRSEMEQVKQKKQPASSVHERPTTRQEQYHDEQTSKQSNIQTSYKESQQAKQERPAVKSDFSSPKVERQGNTVQEKTVQKPATSTTTADRTSQRPITKERPSTVQRVPLQNTRSRPPIKTATIKKVGKKP from the coding sequence GTGAAACCATCAATAGTAAACAGAATAAAATCAAACTGGACGCTGAAACGTCTAGGTAAAGTGGCAATGACAGTGGCTTTCACACTTGTGATTGCCATTTTTCTTTTAGCCATGCTGGGAACGGTGGTTCAAGCTGCGGGCTTGGTAGATGATACGGTCAATGTGGCAAATGAATACAGCCGATACCCACTTGAAAACTATCAACTGGATTTTTATGTGGATAATAGCTGGGGCTGGCTTCCGTGGAACTGGTCGGACGGGATTGGAAAACAGGTCATGTATGGACTATATGCCATTACCAATTTTATTTGGACAATCAGTTTGTATGTTTCCAATGCGACAGGTTACTTAGTACAGGAAGCCTATTCCTTAGACTTCATTTCCGCTACAGCAGATTCCATTGGTAAGAATATGCAGACCTTAGCTGGTGTGAGTGCAAACGGATTTTCAACAGAGGGTTTCTATGTTGGATTCCTCTTACTCTTGATTTTGGTTCTTGGGGTTTATGTTGCCTATACGGGACTGATAAAGAGAGAAACCACAAAGGCAATTCATGCCATTATGAATTTTGTGCTGGTGTTTATCCTATCGGCTTCCTTTATTGCCTACGCTCCCGACTACATTAAAAAAATCAATGACTTTTCATCAGACATCAGTAATGCCAGTTTATCACTTGGCACGAAGATTGTCATGCCCCATTCCGATAGTCAAGGCAAGGACAGAGTGGACTTAATCAGAGATAGCCTGTTTTCCATACAGGTTCAGCAACCGTGGCTACTGCTTCAATACAACAGTTCAGACATTGAAAGTATCGGTATTGACCGTGTGGAAAGCCTGCTCTCCACCAGCCCAGATTCCAACAATGGCGAAGACAGAGAAAAAATTGTTGCGGAAGAAATTGAAGACAGAAGCAATACCAATCTAACCATTACAAAGACCATTAACCGTTTAGGTACAGTCTTCTTCCTATTTGTCTTCAATATTGGGATTTCCATATTTGTATTCCTATTAACAGGAATCATGATTTTCTCGCAGGTACTTTTTATCATCTATGCTATGTTTCTGCCTGTGAGCTTTATTTTAAGCATGATTCCATCATTTGATGGTATGTCAAAACGAGCCATAACAAAGCTCTTTAATACCATTTTGACACGAGCTGGAATCACATTGATTATTACGACAGCATTTAGTATTTCAACCATGCTCTATACCTTATCGGCTGGTTATCCGTTCTTTTTGATTGCTTTTCTACAGATTGTGACCTTTGCAGGAATCTACTTCAAGCTGGGCGATTTAATGAGTATGTTTTCTCTACAGAGTAACGATTCTCAAAGTGTGGGAAGTCGTGTGATGAGAAAACCTCGTATGCTTATGCACGCTCACATGCACCGTCTACAGCGGAAACTTGGACGTTCCATGACTACTCTAGGGGCTGGGTCTGCCATTGTTACAGGTAAAAAAGGACAGTCGGGTTCGGGGAGTTCTGCAAGGACACAAGCAGATCACTCCCGACCAGACGGAAAGGAAAAATCAACACTTGGAAAACGTATCGGTCAAACCATCGGTACAGTAGCTGATACCAAAGACAGAATGGTAGACACTGCTAGTGGTTTGAAAGAACAGGTTAAAGATTTGCCGACCAATGCAAGATATGCAGTATATCAAGGAAAATCCAAAGTAAAAGAGAATGTCCGTGATTTAACCAGTAGTATTTCTCAAACCAAAGCGGACAGAGCCAGTGGACGCAAGGAACAGCAGGAACAAAGGCGAAAAACCATTGCGAAGCGTCGCTCTGAAATGGAACAGGTCAAACAGAAAAAACAGCCTGCTTCTTCTGTTCATGAAAGACCGACTACAAGACAAGAACAATATCATGATGAACAGACCTCAAAACAGTCTAATATTCAGACTTCATATAAGGAATCTCAACAAGCCAAACAAGAGCGTCCAGCAGTTAAGTCCGATTTTTCAAGTCCAAAAGTGGAACGCCAAGGCAATACCGTTCAAGAAAAAACCGTTCAAAAGCCAGCAACTTCAACCACTACAGCAGATAGAACTTCACAACGTCCAATCACAAAAGAACGTCCGTCTACTGTTCAAAGAGTACCACTACAAAATACAAGAAGTAGACCACCAATCAAAACCGCCACCATTAAGAAAGTCGGTAAGAAACCATGA
- a CDS encoding ATP-binding protein: protein MAYPIKYIENNLVWNKDGECYAYYELVPYNYSFLSPEQKIQVHDSFRQLITQNRDGKIHALQISTESSIRSAQERSKNEVTGKLKAVAYDKIDQQTDALISMIGENQVNYRFFIGFKLLLNDQEFSMKSLTVEAKNALSDFVYDVNHKLMDDFVSMSNDEILRFQKMEKLLENKISRRFKIRRLDKDDFGYLIEHLYGQTGTAYEEYEYHLSKKKLDNETLIKYYDLIKPTRCLVEEKQRYLKIQQEDETVYVAYFTINSIVGELDFPSSEIFYYQQQQFTFPIDTSMNVEIVANRKALSTVRNKKKELKDLDNHAWQSDNETSSNVAEALESVNELETNLDQSKESMYKLSYVVRVSANDLDELKRRCNEVKDFYDDLSVKLVRPFGDMLGLHEEFLPARKRYMNDYIQYVTSDFLAGLGFGATQMLGENEGIYVGYSLDTGRNVYLKPALASQGVKGSVTNALASAFVGSLGGGKSFANNLIVYYAVLYGAQAVIVDPKAERGRWKETLPEISHEINIVTLTSDEKNKGLLDPYVIMKNPKDSESLAIDILTFLTGISSRDGERFPILRKAIRAVTNSEVRGLMKVIEELRVENTPLSTSIADHIESFTDYDFAHLLFSNGYVEQSISLEKQLNIIQVADLVLPDKETSFEEYTTMELLSVAMLIVISTFALDFIHTDRSIFKIVDLDEAWSFLQVAQGKTLSMKLVRAGRAMNAGVYFVTQNTDDLLDEKLKNNLGLKFAFRSTDLNEIKKTLAFFGVDPEDENNQKRLRDLENGQCLISDLYGRVGVIQFHPVFEELLHAFDTRPPVRKEV from the coding sequence ATGGCATATCCAATTAAATACATTGAAAACAATCTCGTCTGGAATAAAGACGGGGAATGTTATGCTTACTATGAGCTTGTTCCTTACAATTACTCATTTCTAAGTCCAGAACAGAAAATACAAGTGCATGATTCTTTCAGACAGCTTATCACACAAAATCGTGATGGCAAAATTCATGCTTTACAAATCAGTACAGAATCCAGCATACGTTCTGCACAAGAGCGTTCCAAAAATGAAGTCACTGGCAAGCTCAAAGCGGTTGCCTATGACAAAATCGACCAACAGACAGACGCTTTAATATCCATGATTGGCGAAAATCAAGTGAACTACCGTTTCTTTATCGGCTTTAAGTTGCTTCTCAACGATCAGGAGTTTTCTATGAAAAGTCTTACCGTTGAAGCAAAAAATGCTTTGTCTGATTTTGTCTATGATGTGAACCATAAGCTGATGGACGATTTTGTTAGTATGAGTAATGATGAAATCCTGCGTTTTCAGAAGATGGAAAAGCTCTTAGAAAATAAAATCTCTCGTCGTTTCAAAATCCGCAGGTTAGATAAGGACGACTTCGGCTATCTGATTGAACACCTTTACGGACAGACAGGCACTGCCTATGAAGAGTATGAGTACCATCTATCAAAGAAAAAGCTGGATAATGAAACGCTGATTAAATACTATGACTTGATTAAGCCTACTCGCTGTTTGGTGGAAGAAAAACAGCGATATTTGAAAATCCAGCAGGAAGATGAAACCGTCTATGTAGCTTACTTTACCATTAACAGCATTGTCGGAGAACTGGACTTCCCGTCCTCTGAAATCTTCTACTACCAGCAACAGCAATTTACATTCCCGATTGATACGTCAATGAATGTGGAAATTGTAGCGAATCGTAAAGCCCTATCTACTGTCCGCAATAAAAAGAAAGAACTGAAAGACTTGGATAACCACGCTTGGCAAAGTGATAATGAAACCAGCTCCAATGTGGCGGAAGCTCTGGAAAGTGTGAATGAGCTGGAAACCAATTTAGACCAAAGCAAGGAATCTATGTACAAGCTGTCTTATGTGGTAAGGGTATCAGCAAATGATCTTGACGAACTCAAACGTCGTTGTAATGAAGTGAAAGATTTTTATGACGATTTAAGCGTAAAACTGGTACGACCATTTGGGGATATGCTCGGCTTACATGAAGAATTTTTACCTGCCAGAAAGCGTTATATGAATGATTATATTCAATACGTGACCTCTGATTTCCTCGCTGGTTTAGGTTTTGGTGCTACTCAAATGCTGGGGGAAAATGAGGGGATTTATGTTGGCTACAGCTTAGATACTGGACGCAATGTCTATCTGAAACCTGCTCTTGCCAGTCAAGGGGTTAAGGGTTCAGTAACCAATGCGTTAGCGTCGGCTTTTGTTGGTTCGCTGGGTGGTGGTAAATCCTTTGCGAATAACCTTATCGTCTATTATGCGGTGCTTTATGGGGCACAAGCAGTGATTGTAGACCCAAAAGCAGAACGTGGCAGATGGAAAGAAACCTTGCCAGAGATTTCCCATGAAATCAATATCGTCACTCTGACTTCTGATGAGAAAAACAAAGGCTTACTTGACCCTTATGTGATTATGAAAAATCCCAAAGATTCTGAATCACTGGCTATTGATATTCTGACATTCCTTACGGGGATTTCCTCTCGTGATGGGGAACGCTTCCCAATCCTTAGAAAAGCCATTCGTGCAGTAACCAATAGTGAAGTACGAGGGTTGATGAAAGTGATTGAGGAATTACGGGTTGAGAATACGCCACTAAGTACCAGTATAGCCGACCATATCGAAAGTTTTACAGACTATGACTTTGCACATTTATTATTCAGTAATGGTTATGTGGAGCAGTCTATCAGCTTAGAAAAACAACTGAACATTATACAGGTTGCGGACTTGGTACTTCCCGACAAGGAAACTTCCTTTGAGGAATATACCACTATGGAGCTTTTATCCGTTGCTATGCTGATTGTCATTAGTACCTTTGCTTTAGACTTTATCCATACAGACCGAAGCATTTTCAAGATTGTAGATTTAGACGAAGCATGGAGCTTTTTACAGGTAGCACAAGGAAAAACACTATCTATGAAGCTGGTTCGGGCTGGTCGTGCTATGAACGCTGGGGTATATTTCGTGACCCAAAATACAGACGACCTCTTAGATGAAAAACTGAAAAATAACCTCGGCTTAAAATTTGCATTTCGTTCCACTGACCTTAACGAGATTAAAAAGACCTTAGCCTTTTTTGGTGTAGACCCAGAGGACGAAAACAATCAGAAGCGATTGCGTGATTTGGAAAACGGGCAATGCCTTATCAGTGATTTATATGGTCGTGTCGGTGTGATACAGTTCCACCCTGTATTTGAAGAACTGCTCCATGCCTTTGATACCAGACCACCTGTGCGAAAAGAGGTGTAA
- a CDS encoding conjugal transfer protein has protein sequence MKKIRSYTSIWSVEKVLYSINDFRLPFPITFTQMTWFVVSLFAVMILGNLPPLSMIEGAFLKYFGIPVAFTWFMSTKTFDGKKPYGFLKSVIAYALRPKLTYAGKKVTLGRNQPQEAITAVRSEFYGISN, from the coding sequence ATGAAGAAAATACGAAGCTATACCAGTATCTGGTCTGTGGAAAAGGTACTGTATTCTATCAATGATTTTAGACTTCCGTTTCCCATAACCTTTACGCAAATGACATGGTTTGTCGTGTCACTCTTTGCAGTGATGATACTTGGCAACTTGCCCCCTCTTTCCATGATAGAGGGAGCATTTCTCAAATACTTTGGGATTCCTGTGGCTTTCACATGGTTTATGTCTACAAAAACTTTTGATGGTAAAAAGCCTTATGGATTTTTGAAGTCTGTCATTGCTTATGCACTGCGACCAAAGCTGACCTATGCAGGAAAAAAAGTAACGCTTGGCAGAAACCAGCCACAAGAAGCCATTACAGCAGTTAGGAGTGAATTTTATGGCATATCCAATTAA
- a CDS encoding antirestriction protein ArdA → MDDMQVYIANLGKYNEGELVGAWFTFPIDFEEVKEKIGLNDEYEEYAIHDYELPFTVDEYTSIGELNRLWEMVSELPEELQSELSALLTHFSSIEELSEHQEDIIIHSDCDDMYDVARYYIEETGALGEVPASLQNYIDYQAYGRDLDLSGTFISTNHGIFEIVY, encoded by the coding sequence ATGGACGATATGCAAGTCTATATTGCGAATTTAGGCAAATACAATGAGGGCGAATTGGTCGGTGCGTGGTTTACCTTTCCCATTGACTTTGAGGAAGTCAAAGAGAAAATCGGCTTGAATGATGAATATGAGGAATACGCCATTCATGACTACGAGTTACCCTTTACGGTTGACGAATACACTTCCATTGGCGAACTCAATCGACTATGGGAAATGGTATCGGAATTACCCGAAGAATTACAATCGGAGCTATCTGCTCTGCTCACTCATTTTTCAAGCATTGAAGAACTAAGCGAACATCAAGAGGATATTATCATTCATTCCGATTGTGATGATATGTATGACGTGGCACGCTACTACATTGAAGAAACGGGTGCTTTAGGCGAAGTACCAGCTAGTCTTCAAAACTATATTGATTATCAAGCCTATGGTCGGGATTTAGACCTTTCAGGAACGTTTATCTCAACCAATCATGGGATTTTTGAAATCGTCTATTAA